The genomic stretch CACGCCTGACGTATACAACATGATGCTCCTTGCTGTCCCCATGTATGTTCTCTATGAGATCGGCATCATCCTCATGAAGATCGTTGAAAAGAAGGAGGCAGGGAAACACGCGGCCGGCAACGGATAGCGCGTGGTTGATAGCCGGCAGGGAAATGTTTTATTTGACCTATCAAGAAAAATTTATATACAATGGTTTACTAAAGAGGGGTTATCCTACGGGAGGGGTTATCGACCATTACATTACTTTGGGATGCGCATATTTAGCTGAAAGCTGTGCTGAGAGTTTATAATTTCCATGGAAACGTACATAGCGCAATACGGTTACATCGGTATATCAATAGGGACCTTTCTCGAAGGGGAAACAACGGTCCTCATCGGTGGGATCTTCGCAAAGCTTGGTTATATGAATCTATACATGGTTATGCTCTATGCCTTCATCGGTACCTTCATCGGTGATTTTACCTTTTTTACTCTCGGAAAATATTTTGGAAAGAATTTTATTGAACGGTTCGAGTTTATCCGCAACAAGGTCCCGCTGGCGAATAAGGTCATCCATAAATACGGTAATTTTATTATCTTTCTCATACGGTTTCTGGTAGGCATCAGGGCGGTCATACTCATCCTTCTTGGCTGCACGAACATGAAGATGGGTAAATTTGTTCTTTTTAATATCGTCAATTCCATGGGGTGGAGCATCATCGTTTCTATAATAGGATATCTTTTCGGGAAGGTTATTTTTGTTTTTGTCGGCGACATTAAACAATATGAAAGGATTATTATACCTGCCGTGCTTGTTCTGGTTACCGTGTTGATCCTCATCTACCGTTATATCGTGAAACGTAAGGAGGAAGCCTATGGAGATGAATGAGAAGCTCATGAGAGAATTGAAAAAAAAATTAGAGATCGAAATGGATAAGAAAGAGATCGAGATTGTCGAACACTGGCGGAAAGAGCTGGAGATGATCTACAGAAAAAGATATGAAAACCTCGGTTCCGTGCAGATCGATATAAAGGGTCTCATGGAAAGGATGGCGAACAGGGTTTCCATACTCGTCAGGATGGTGAAGGAAGGGGCATGAGGAGCGGAGAGCAGAGAGCAGAGAGCGGAGAGCGGAGAGCAGGTCTTAAAAGATACGTGTATGCGCGTATATGTGCGTTGACATTTATGATTATCATAATGCTTCTGGCTGGCTGTACGGAAGCGGGTGCGCAGGTGACGCAGAAGAAGGGGGTTGGTTCGCCGGAGAAGAGGATCGGAGACCTTGAGAAGGATGTCATGAAACTGCAGCATGAAGTCGACATCTTCAACCTCGATGCCCTGCCGGACAATCTCACGCTCTGTGAC from Syntrophorhabdaceae bacterium encodes the following:
- a CDS encoding DedA family protein is translated as METYIAQYGYIGISIGTFLEGETTVLIGGIFAKLGYMNLYMVMLYAFIGTFIGDFTFFTLGKYFGKNFIERFEFIRNKVPLANKVIHKYGNFIIFLIRFLVGIRAVILILLGCTNMKMGKFVLFNIVNSMGWSIIVSIIGYLFGKVIFVFVGDIKQYERIIIPAVLVLVTVLILIYRYIVKRKEEAYGDE